Proteins encoded together in one Microplitis mediator isolate UGA2020A chromosome 7, iyMicMedi2.1, whole genome shotgun sequence window:
- the LOC130671173 gene encoding prion-like-(Q/N-rich) domain-bearing protein 25 — protein MYCEDDEDCIDNHAVCSDFEHKCTCKEHYITVNNNTCVPVIGGFCEEDSECTPHNSVCLDNECRCKNKFIAVTNQECTKIYLDLPCEENGDCYDVNRAMCSENKICTCRKNSIANIDGLCTSLIEGFCEKDHDCLPLNSVCMNNKCQCKRSFISSFNRECVLSYLNQPCENNQNCHDTDRAMCSEDKICVCRTNHVALNNSTCVSLIGGFCWRSNDCSFRNSICILDKCYCKPDYKAQSNHQCVRKLDKYCERDEDCEEVRHTKCSKDKTCTCRDNNVAINDSICVPLLGGFCWKNEVCAANNSLCINNECQCKANFVPQSKFQCIKPMLGNFCETDVGCQEVMHAQCSKNKTCVCKPNHIALNSARCAPLLGENCWNNEECATINSVCLNSKCQCKHNYIAYSNNLCESRSLGKRCTDNKECMYSLNAECSRDNECVCSSNYIKVNEQCKPLLSGYCVSQNECVPDNSICLHYQCRCKRNFVALSVYQCASVEVNEPCNTHEDCSKTKKNTRCARDKVCRCDYNHVKMDDNSCAPILNQFCFDNEKCAPLNSKCINNKCQCKTNFEAVSPDQCLPRLIKV, from the exons ATGTATTGTGAAGATGATGAAGATTGCATTGATAATCATGCAGTTTGTTCTGATTTTGAACATAAATGTACATGTAAAGAACATTACATTACGGTGAACAACAATACATGCGTGCCAGTTATTGGTGGATTTTGTGAGGAAGATAGTGAATGCACGCCTCATAATTCTGTTTGTTTAGATAATGAATGTCgatgcaaaaataaatttatagctGTAACTAACCAGGAATGCACCAAAA tttatttggATCTGCCTTGTGAAGAAAATGGAGACTGTTATGATGTTAATCGTGCGATGTGTTCTGAAAATAAGATCTGCACTTGCAGAAAAAACAGTATTGCAAACATTGATGGACTATGCACATCACTTATAGAAGGATTTTGTGAGAAAGATCATGATTGTTTGCCTCTGAATTCGGTTTGcatgaataataaatgtcaatgCAAACGTTCGTTTATATCCTCATTCAATAGAGAGTGTGTACTGT CATATTTAAATCAGCCTTGTGAAAACAATCAAAATTGTCATGACACTGATCGTGCCATGTGTTCCGAAGACAAAATATGCGTTTGCAGAACAAACCATGTGGCACTAAATAACTCAACATGTGTATCATTAATAGGTGGATTTTGTTGGCGAAGTAACGATTGTTCGTTCAGAAATTCCATTTGTATACTTGATAAATGCTATTGTAAACCTGACTATAAAGCTCAGTCCAACCATCAGTGCGTGCGAA aattgGATAAATACTGTGAACGGGATGAAGATTGTGAAGAAGTTAGGCATACAAAGTGTTCAAAAGATAAAACATGTACATGCAGAGATAATAATGTTGCAATAAATGATTCGATATGTGTACCACTTTTAGGAGGATTTTGTTGGAAAAATGAAGTATGCGCAGCGAATAACTCGTTATGCATTAATAATGAATGTCAATGTAAGGCAAATTTTGTTCCTCAATCTAAATTTCAATGCATAAAAC CAATGTTAGGGAATTTCTGTGAAACAGATGTAGGTTGCCAAGAAGTAATGCATGCACAatgttcaaaaaataaaacatgtgTCTGTAAACCAAATCACATTGCATTGAATTCCGCTAGATGTGCACCACTTTTAGGAGAAAATTGTTGGAATAATGAAGAATGTGCAACCATTAATTCTGTTTGTCTTAATAGTAAATGTCAATGTAAACATAACTACATAGCATATTCGAATAACCTGTGTGAATCAA GGTCTTTAGGAAAACGGTGTACAGATAATAAAGAATGCATGTATTCCCTAAATGCGGAATGCTCAAGAGATAATGAATGTGTTTGTTcttcaaattatattaaagtaaatgaaCAATGCAAACCACTTCTATCAGGATATTGTGTCAGCCAAAATGAATGCGTACCTGACAATTCAATTTGTCTTCATTATCAATGTAGATGTAAAAGAAATTTTGTGGCCTTATCTGTCTACCAATGTGCATCAG TTGAAGTAAATGAGCCCTGTAATACACATGAAGACTGCagtaagacaaaaaaaaatacacgatGTGCTCGGGATAAAGTGTGCCGATGTGATTATAACCACGTGAAAATGGACGATAATTCGTGTGCGCCGATTTTAAACCAATTTTGTTTTGATAATGAGAAATGTGCGCCTCTTAACTCTAAGtgtattaacaataaatgtcAATGTAAAACTAATTTCGAAGCAGTATCACCTGACCAATGCTTACCGa GATTAATCAAAGTTTAA
- the LOC130671401 gene encoding ATP-binding cassette sub-family D member 3 → MAPAPSKFLTKQNVAGALAISALIWLLKRKRTKRSIKSRTLWPTSDVHYVIKEEKPKGPPKAHVNAVFFKQLRQLLSIGIPGLLTPETGFIVLVAGSLVVRSLCDLWMIRISTLIEGTIVNMDGPMFKKRLLTFLAALPMISIVNNLLKYGIGEIKLRLRTNITRHLLDQYLKGFTYYKMTNLDTRIANPDQLLTTDIDKFCDCCTDLYSNIAKPLLDISIYVYRLTSSLGGQTPLLMLGYLLVAGSFLTHIRKPIASMTVKEQRLEGEFRHINSRLITNSEEIAFYRGNNREKLTLFASFHKLMQHLRSLLEFKVAMGVVDNFVGKYIATVVGFYAVSIPFFQKNHPVLSGSPDHRFKNYYENGRMLIKMAEAIGRLVLAGREMTRLAGFTARVTEIRQVLDDLNNGKYTRTMITDAKNLSIGQAGAGKIIPKDNVIRFDHVPLVTPNGDVLIRDLTFEVKSGMNVLVCGPNGCGKSSLFRVLGELWPVWGGVVTKPPSTKLFYIPQRPYMTLGTLRDQVIYPHTQAEMQRRNHAKDEDLQKFLDLVQLSHLLEREGGWDTVADWMDVLSGGEKQRIAMARLFYHKPQFAILDECTSAVSVDVEDSMYSYCRQANISLFTVSHRRSLWKHHEYYLLMDGRGSYEFKPIEPNTEEFGS, encoded by the exons ATGGCTCCAGCACctagtaaatttttaacgaaaCAAAATGTCGCTGGTGCATTAGCGATCAGTGCATTGATTTGGTTACTTAAACGCAAACGAACTAAACGTTCAATAAAATcaag AACTTTATGGCCGACGAGTGATGTACACTATGTCATTAAAgag GAAAAGCCTAAAGGTCCTCCTAAAGCCCACGTCAATGctgtttttttcaaacaacTTCGTCAGTTACTATCTATTGGTATTCCTGGATTACTTACACCTGAAACCGGCTTTATTGTATTGGTAGCTGGATCACTTGTTGTTAGATCATTATGTGATCTATGGATGATTCGTATCAGTACTCTCATTGAAGg GACAATTGTCAATATGGATGGTCCAATGTTCAAGAAACGGTTATTGACATTTTTAGCTGCTTTACCGATG aTATCAATTGTGaataatcttttaaaatatggaataggtgaaataaaattaaggttGAGAACTAATATAACGAGACATTTACTCGATCAATATCTGAA gggCTTCACTTACTACAAAATGACGAATTTAGATACTCGTATTGCTAATCCTGACCAATTACTCACAACGgacattgataaattttgtgaTTGTTGTACAGATTTGTATAGCAATATTGCTAAACCATTACTAGATatttcaatttacgtttacaGATTGACATCATCTTTAGGTGGacag ACTCCTCTACTAATGTTGGGGTACCTGCTTGTGGCTGGTAGTTTTCTTACGCACATACGAAAGCCTATTGCCTCAATGACAGTAAAAGAGCAGCGTTTGGAAGGAGAATTCCGGCATATTAATTCACGTCTTATCACAAATTCCGAAGAGATTGCATTTTACCGTGGAAACAATCGAGAAAAGTTAACTCTTTTTGCAAGTTTCCATAAGCTT atGCAACACTTGAGATCACTCTTGGAATTCAAAGTTGCTATGGGCGTAGTTGACAATTTTGTtggaaaat atataGCAACAGTTGTTGGTTTTTATGCAGTGAGTATTCCattctttcaaaaaaatcatccAGTGCTTTCTGGTTCACCCGAtcaccgatttaaaaattattacgagAATGGTAGAATGCTGATCAAAATGGCAGAAGCTATTGGTAGATTAGTTCTCGCTGGTCGAGAAATGACAAGATTAGCTGGTTTTACAGCACGTGTAACAGAAATACGTCAAGTTCTTGATGATTTAAATAACGGAAAGTACACAAGAACAATGATAACGGatgctaaaaatttatcaatcggTCAAGCAGGAGCAGGAAAAATTATTCCCAAGGATAATGTAATTCGTTTTGATCATGTACCATTAGTTACACCCAATGGTGATGTTCTTATTCGTGATCTTACATTTGAAGTTAAATCTGGAATGAATGTATTAGTTTGCGGACCAAATGGTTGTGGTAAAAGTTCATTGTTCCGTGTGCTTGGtgaa tTATGGCCTGTATGGGGGGGAGTAGTTACAAAGCCACCGagtactaaattattttacattccTCAACGACCTTACATGACACTCGGTACTTTGAGAGATCAGGTTATTTATCCACACACTCAAGCGGAAATGCAAAGACGTAATCATGCTAAGGATGAAGATTTACAAAAGTTTTTAGATCTAGTACAGCTCAGTCATTTACTAGAACGTGAAGGTGGATGGGATACAGTCGCTGATTGGATGGACGTATTGTCTGGTGGAGAAAAACAACGAATAGCt ATGGCAAGATTATTCTATCACAAGCCACAATTTGCAATTCTAGACGAATGTACAAGTGCAGTGAGTGTAGATGTTGAAGATTCAATGTATTCTTACTGTCGACAAGCGAACATTTCATTATTCACTGTATCTCATAGACGTTCATTATGGAAACATCAcgag TATTACTTGTTAATGGATGGTCGAGGTTCATACGAATTTAAACCAATTGAGCCTAATACAGAAGAATTTGGTTCGTAA
- the LOC130671494 gene encoding glucose-6-phosphate exchanger SLC37A2 isoform X2: MVLPPDTPPGIKIINSLSAKCCPQRRMNKLAWHRAGVLGLTYLAYTCYHMSRKPISVVKNVLNLNCSSLSPPPDLIIDDTNRYTWCDWAPFDTPDAPALLGALDSAFLFAYAAAMFLSGFVAERVNLRYFLSLGMIASGIASYLFGIAKPYKIHSMWYFILVQALGGIFQTSGWPGVVTVVGNWFGKGKRGLIFGVWNSHTSLGNILGSLIAAEYVETNWGFSFIVPGILMGCAGFIIFLFLAPHPADVNCVSPNPPKFKRLNATTSSDEGTTSSDDVDRHLVSDDDDVENLRSETSPMLSVNRRMHGSKETAIGFVGAIQIPGVFEYSLSLFFAKLVSYTFLYWLPLYISATTTYSATLSADLSTLFDVGGIAGAIAAGVLSDYSGMSAMTCASMLALAIPMLFIYDYVGSSNLATNIVLLLSAGLLVNGPYALITTAVSAELGTHPSLGDNSKALATVTAIIDGTGSIGAAVGPLLAGVVSRWTGWHNVFYMLMFADLLALLLLSRLVYRELRMYRQRRLAV; encoded by the exons ATGGTGCTTCCTCCTGATACTCCTCcgggaataaaaattatcaattcatTATCAGCGAAATGTTGCCCTCAAAGAAGAATGAATAAATTAGCCTGGCACAGAGCTGGGGTATTAGGGCTTACATATTTAGCATATACATGTTACCATATGTCAAGAAAACCAATATCTGttgtaaaaaatgtattaaatttaaattgtagtaGCTTATCACCACCACCCGATTTGATAATTGATGATACTAATCGCTATACATGGTGTGATTGGGCCCCATTTG aCACCCCTGATGCGCCTGCATTACTAGGAGCCTTAGATTCGGCTTTTTTATTTGCTTATGCCGCAGCAATGTTCCTCAG tgGATTTGTAGCTGAACGAGTTAATCTTAGATACTTTTTATCACTAGGTATGATTGCATCTGGAATAGCttcatatttatttggtaTTGCAAAGCCATACAAAATACATAGCATGTGGTATTTTATTCTAGTTCAG gCACTTGGaggaatttttcaaacaagtGGATGGCCAGGTGTAGTTACAGTTGTAGGTAATTGGTTCGGTAAAGGTAAAAGAGGTCTTATATTTGGTGTATGGAATTCACATACATCTTTAGGAAATATACTTGGTAGTTTAATAGCAGCTGAATATGTGGAAACAAATTGGGGTTTTAGTTTTATCGTACCTGGAATATTAATGGGCTGTGCtggttttataatatttttatttcttgctcCTCACCCTGCCGATGTTAATTGTGTATCGCCCAATCcaccaaaatttaaaagattaaaCGCAACAACTAGTTCTGATGAAGGAACTACATCTAGTGACGATGTTGATAGACATCTAGTAAGCGACGATGAC gatgtagaaaatttaagatCTGAAACGAGTCCTATGCTATCGGTGAACAGACGTATGCATGGTTCCAAAGAAACAGCAATCGGATTTGTTGGTGCAATACAAATACCTGGGGTCTTTGAGTACTctctttcacttttttttgctaaacTCGTTAGCTATACATTCCTCTATTGGCTGCCTTTATACATAAGTGCAACAA cTACTTACAGTGCTACATTAAGTGCTGATTTGTCAACATTATTTGATGTCGGTGGTATAGCAGGAGCTATCGCAGCTGGAGTTTTGTCTGACTACAGTGGAATGAGTGCAATGACATGTGCATCGATGCTCGCATTAGCAATACCAATG ctatttatatatgattacgTTGGGAGCTCAAATCTTGCTACAAACATTGTACTGTTACTGTCGGCTGGATTATTAGTAAATGGGCCGTATGCATTGATAACGACAGCAGTATCCGCAGAACTTGGAACACACCCCAGTCTTGGAGATAATTCAAAGGCTTTGGCAACTGTAACAGCAATAATTGATGGTACCGGAAGTATTGGTGCTGCTGTAGGTCCATTATTAGCAGGAGTTGTATCTAGATGGACAGGCTGGCACAatgtattttatatgttaatgtTTGCTGATCTCTtagctttattattattatctagaTTAGTTTACCGAGAATTAAGAATGTATCGACAACGGCGACTGGCTGTTTAA
- the LOC130671494 gene encoding glucose-6-phosphate exchanger SLC37A2 isoform X1 — MVLPPDTPPGIKIINSLSAKCCPQRRMNKLAWHRAGVLGLTYLAYTCYHMSRKPISVVKNVLNLNCSSLSPPPDLIIDDTNRYTWCDWAPFDTPDAPALLGALDSAFLFAYAAAMFLSGFVAERVNLRYFLSLGMIASGIASYLFGIAKPYKIHSMWYFILVQALGGIFQTSGWPGVVTVVGNWFGKGKRGLIFGVWNSHTSLGNILGSLIAAEYVETNWGFSFIVPGILMGCAGFIIFLFLAPHPADVNCVSPNPPKFKRLNATTSSDEGTTSSDDVDRHLVSDDDQFIHRVNWHQHGFDPDVENLRSETSPMLSVNRRMHGSKETAIGFVGAIQIPGVFEYSLSLFFAKLVSYTFLYWLPLYISATTTYSATLSADLSTLFDVGGIAGAIAAGVLSDYSGMSAMTCASMLALAIPMLFIYDYVGSSNLATNIVLLLSAGLLVNGPYALITTAVSAELGTHPSLGDNSKALATVTAIIDGTGSIGAAVGPLLAGVVSRWTGWHNVFYMLMFADLLALLLLSRLVYRELRMYRQRRLAV, encoded by the exons ATGGTGCTTCCTCCTGATACTCCTCcgggaataaaaattatcaattcatTATCAGCGAAATGTTGCCCTCAAAGAAGAATGAATAAATTAGCCTGGCACAGAGCTGGGGTATTAGGGCTTACATATTTAGCATATACATGTTACCATATGTCAAGAAAACCAATATCTGttgtaaaaaatgtattaaatttaaattgtagtaGCTTATCACCACCACCCGATTTGATAATTGATGATACTAATCGCTATACATGGTGTGATTGGGCCCCATTTG aCACCCCTGATGCGCCTGCATTACTAGGAGCCTTAGATTCGGCTTTTTTATTTGCTTATGCCGCAGCAATGTTCCTCAG tgGATTTGTAGCTGAACGAGTTAATCTTAGATACTTTTTATCACTAGGTATGATTGCATCTGGAATAGCttcatatttatttggtaTTGCAAAGCCATACAAAATACATAGCATGTGGTATTTTATTCTAGTTCAG gCACTTGGaggaatttttcaaacaagtGGATGGCCAGGTGTAGTTACAGTTGTAGGTAATTGGTTCGGTAAAGGTAAAAGAGGTCTTATATTTGGTGTATGGAATTCACATACATCTTTAGGAAATATACTTGGTAGTTTAATAGCAGCTGAATATGTGGAAACAAATTGGGGTTTTAGTTTTATCGTACCTGGAATATTAATGGGCTGTGCtggttttataatatttttatttcttgctcCTCACCCTGCCGATGTTAATTGTGTATCGCCCAATCcaccaaaatttaaaagattaaaCGCAACAACTAGTTCTGATGAAGGAACTACATCTAGTGACGATGTTGATAGACATCTAGTAAGCGACGATGAC cAATTCATCCATCGTGTTAATTGGCACCAGCATGGCTTTGATCCT gatgtagaaaatttaagatCTGAAACGAGTCCTATGCTATCGGTGAACAGACGTATGCATGGTTCCAAAGAAACAGCAATCGGATTTGTTGGTGCAATACAAATACCTGGGGTCTTTGAGTACTctctttcacttttttttgctaaacTCGTTAGCTATACATTCCTCTATTGGCTGCCTTTATACATAAGTGCAACAA cTACTTACAGTGCTACATTAAGTGCTGATTTGTCAACATTATTTGATGTCGGTGGTATAGCAGGAGCTATCGCAGCTGGAGTTTTGTCTGACTACAGTGGAATGAGTGCAATGACATGTGCATCGATGCTCGCATTAGCAATACCAATG ctatttatatatgattacgTTGGGAGCTCAAATCTTGCTACAAACATTGTACTGTTACTGTCGGCTGGATTATTAGTAAATGGGCCGTATGCATTGATAACGACAGCAGTATCCGCAGAACTTGGAACACACCCCAGTCTTGGAGATAATTCAAAGGCTTTGGCAACTGTAACAGCAATAATTGATGGTACCGGAAGTATTGGTGCTGCTGTAGGTCCATTATTAGCAGGAGTTGTATCTAGATGGACAGGCTGGCACAatgtattttatatgttaatgtTTGCTGATCTCTtagctttattattattatctagaTTAGTTTACCGAGAATTAAGAATGTATCGACAACGGCGACTGGCTGTTTAA
- the LOC130671494 gene encoding glucose-6-phosphate exchanger SLC37A2 isoform X3 produces the protein MPQQCSSGDNFIGFVAERVNLRYFLSLGMIASGIASYLFGIAKPYKIHSMWYFILVQALGGIFQTSGWPGVVTVVGNWFGKGKRGLIFGVWNSHTSLGNILGSLIAAEYVETNWGFSFIVPGILMGCAGFIIFLFLAPHPADVNCVSPNPPKFKRLNATTSSDEGTTSSDDVDRHLVSDDDQFIHRVNWHQHGFDPDVENLRSETSPMLSVNRRMHGSKETAIGFVGAIQIPGVFEYSLSLFFAKLVSYTFLYWLPLYISATTTYSATLSADLSTLFDVGGIAGAIAAGVLSDYSGMSAMTCASMLALAIPMLFIYDYVGSSNLATNIVLLLSAGLLVNGPYALITTAVSAELGTHPSLGDNSKALATVTAIIDGTGSIGAAVGPLLAGVVSRWTGWHNVFYMLMFADLLALLLLSRLVYRELRMYRQRRLAV, from the exons ATGCCGCAGCAATGTTCCTCAGGTGACAATTTCAT tgGATTTGTAGCTGAACGAGTTAATCTTAGATACTTTTTATCACTAGGTATGATTGCATCTGGAATAGCttcatatttatttggtaTTGCAAAGCCATACAAAATACATAGCATGTGGTATTTTATTCTAGTTCAG gCACTTGGaggaatttttcaaacaagtGGATGGCCAGGTGTAGTTACAGTTGTAGGTAATTGGTTCGGTAAAGGTAAAAGAGGTCTTATATTTGGTGTATGGAATTCACATACATCTTTAGGAAATATACTTGGTAGTTTAATAGCAGCTGAATATGTGGAAACAAATTGGGGTTTTAGTTTTATCGTACCTGGAATATTAATGGGCTGTGCtggttttataatatttttatttcttgctcCTCACCCTGCCGATGTTAATTGTGTATCGCCCAATCcaccaaaatttaaaagattaaaCGCAACAACTAGTTCTGATGAAGGAACTACATCTAGTGACGATGTTGATAGACATCTAGTAAGCGACGATGAC cAATTCATCCATCGTGTTAATTGGCACCAGCATGGCTTTGATCCT gatgtagaaaatttaagatCTGAAACGAGTCCTATGCTATCGGTGAACAGACGTATGCATGGTTCCAAAGAAACAGCAATCGGATTTGTTGGTGCAATACAAATACCTGGGGTCTTTGAGTACTctctttcacttttttttgctaaacTCGTTAGCTATACATTCCTCTATTGGCTGCCTTTATACATAAGTGCAACAA cTACTTACAGTGCTACATTAAGTGCTGATTTGTCAACATTATTTGATGTCGGTGGTATAGCAGGAGCTATCGCAGCTGGAGTTTTGTCTGACTACAGTGGAATGAGTGCAATGACATGTGCATCGATGCTCGCATTAGCAATACCAATG ctatttatatatgattacgTTGGGAGCTCAAATCTTGCTACAAACATTGTACTGTTACTGTCGGCTGGATTATTAGTAAATGGGCCGTATGCATTGATAACGACAGCAGTATCCGCAGAACTTGGAACACACCCCAGTCTTGGAGATAATTCAAAGGCTTTGGCAACTGTAACAGCAATAATTGATGGTACCGGAAGTATTGGTGCTGCTGTAGGTCCATTATTAGCAGGAGTTGTATCTAGATGGACAGGCTGGCACAatgtattttatatgttaatgtTTGCTGATCTCTtagctttattattattatctagaTTAGTTTACCGAGAATTAAGAATGTATCGACAACGGCGACTGGCTGTTTAA
- the LOC130671495 gene encoding gamma-secretase subunit pen-2, translated as MDLSKMPHDKKLHLCKWYFRVGFAALPFVWAVNTIWFFREAFLAPHYEEQKQIRKYVIFSGVGALIWAAVLLSWVIVFQTQRAAWGEFADSISYIIPEGIP; from the exons atggatttatcaaaaatgcctcatgataaaaaattgcacttatgtAAATGGTATTTTAGAG TTGGTTTTGCAGCATTACCATTCGTTTGGGCAGTAAATACAATATGGTTTTTTAGAGAAGCATTTCTTGCTCCACATTATGAAgaacaaaaacaaattcgaaaat atgTCATATTCTCTGGAGTTGGGGCATTAATATGGGCAGCTGTACTTTTATCATGGGTAATTGTTTTCCAAACACAACGAGCAGCTTGGGGTGAATTTGCTGATTCTATAAGTTATATTATACCAGAAGGAATCccgtga